The following proteins are encoded in a genomic region of Mycoplasma sp. NEAQ87857:
- a CDS encoding MYPU_1760 family metalloprotease, with protein MKKYWFKKIIIGLSVCSTILATSCAQTIKEINIANDNNQTYTPLNNYLSPEVAKLSNDSLKNSELYLQQPEYKTIKKDNGVVQIPDLKDFDINIPYNSNKIRKIYNNEYLSVYQPDSLKDKELNHRINKFDNNFIHTANTITYIDPYLKLKFVEFKLKNQPYILGEQGLRLLAQEFKRKVPFGPEVFDLDSISINDNSLLKTTSEGIYYPDSKKISISMQGQSYETVDGLNLFNKVISILPVVFHEYIHHWANSYTFYEQTNLLFKPNQLNNQLSLKALDKYDVYNAKDYYKQDYYYEAWNYNFATNFKQLLNYDVDQYSYINQFLAKRILFLNPKTKYLYRNFTLATLYKLANEKYNLGYIDPSNKYAYTPLEAFNLDLKNILYYYSLSELVAREYTKFAFEPYYNINSPKIIFPESEFASLGASYFGNGIFSDYGDRLTNDKYAIFKPSSYSDDWSRVYLNNENGFYRQGNYIPQSIQFPNSVFDISSYKYINKATNKILSLDPNKTKNRSIEFYQLFLATMGYGKSISNIYTKNNKLKISGYLKTNKYKGIVYMQNNKIYETVKLDYLPSFHFFGHHQFDQGANLYNNQNDQSLMRLYQLGNRLYPKEKYYSYITDKFIKVKDNTNVYFWEDKNNDNIVQNDEIDYQFNNTIPSYRIIARKMNNQTAVATLNTGDSNTLKIYIK; from the coding sequence GTGAAAAAATATTGATTTAAGAAAATTATTATCGGTTTAAGTGTTTGCAGTACGATATTAGCTACTTCATGTGCTCAAACAATTAAAGAAATTAACATAGCTAATGATAATAATCAAACTTATACTCCTTTAAATAATTATTTAAGCCCTGAAGTTGCTAAATTATCCAATGATAGCTTAAAAAATAGTGAGTTATATTTACAACAACCTGAATATAAAACTATTAAAAAAGATAATGGTGTTGTACAAATACCAGATTTAAAAGATTTTGATATTAATATTCCTTATAACTCTAATAAAATAAGAAAAATTTATAACAATGAGTATTTATCAGTTTATCAACCTGATAGTTTAAAAGATAAAGAATTAAATCATCGAATTAATAAATTTGATAATAATTTTATTCATACAGCTAATACCATTACTTATATCGATCCATATCTTAAATTAAAGTTTGTTGAATTTAAACTTAAAAATCAACCATATATTTTAGGAGAACAAGGTCTTAGATTATTAGCTCAAGAATTTAAGCGTAAGGTTCCTTTTGGTCCAGAAGTATTTGATCTAGATTCAATTTCAATTAATGATAATAGTTTATTAAAAACCACTTCTGAAGGTATTTATTATCCAGATTCTAAAAAAATCTCTATTAGTATGCAGGGTCAAAGCTATGAAACAGTAGATGGATTAAATTTATTTAATAAAGTGATTTCAATTTTACCTGTAGTATTTCATGAATATATCCATCATTGAGCTAATTCATACACTTTTTATGAACAAACAAATTTACTTTTTAAACCTAATCAATTAAACAATCAATTAAGTTTAAAAGCATTAGATAAATACGATGTTTATAATGCAAAAGACTATTATAAACAAGATTATTATTATGAAGCTTGAAATTATAATTTTGCAACTAATTTCAAACAATTATTAAATTATGATGTTGATCAATATAGTTATATTAATCAATTCTTAGCTAAAAGAATTTTATTTTTAAATCCTAAAACTAAATATTTATATCGTAATTTTACTTTAGCTACTTTGTATAAATTAGCTAATGAAAAATATAATTTAGGCTATATAGATCCAAGTAATAAATATGCTTATACACCTTTAGAAGCGTTTAATTTAGATTTAAAAAACATTTTATATTACTATTCATTAAGTGAATTAGTTGCTAGAGAATACACTAAATTCGCTTTTGAACCTTATTATAATATTAATAGTCCTAAAATTATTTTTCCAGAAAGTGAATTTGCATCATTAGGAGCAAGTTATTTTGGAAATGGTATTTTTAGTGATTATGGTGATAGATTAACCAATGATAAATATGCTATTTTTAAACCTTCATCTTATTCAGATGATTGATCTAGAGTTTATTTAAATAATGAAAATGGTTTTTATCGTCAAGGTAATTATATCCCTCAATCAATTCAGTTTCCTAATAGTGTCTTTGATATATCTAGCTATAAATATATTAATAAAGCTACTAACAAGATTTTATCTCTTGATCCTAATAAAACCAAAAATCGTAGCATTGAGTTTTATCAATTATTTTTAGCAACTATGGGTTATGGCAAAAGTATTAGTAACATTTATACTAAAAACAATAAGCTTAAAATTAGTGGTTATTTAAAAACTAATAAGTATAAAGGTATAGTCTATATGCAAAATAATAAAATTTATGAAACTGTAAAGTTAGATTATTTACCTAGTTTTCATTTCTTTGGTCATCATCAATTTGATCAAGGAGCAAATTTATATAACAATCAAAACGATCAAAGTCTTATGCGATTGTATCAATTGGGTAATAGATTATATCCAAAAGAAAAATATTATAGTTATATCACTGATAAATTTATTAAAGTCAAAGATAATACTAATGTCTATTTTTGAGAAGATAAAAATAATGATAATATAGTTCAAAATGATGAAATAGATTATCAATTTAATAATACTATTCCTTCATATAGAATCATTGCACGAAAAATGAACAATCAAACTGCAGTTGCTACATTAAATACTGGTGATTCTAACACTTTAAAAATATATATAAAATAA
- the fmt gene encoding methionyl-tRNA formyltransferase, with product MKIILAGTPEFSVPIFETIINNFEVVAIVSQPDKQANRGYKVIPTPVKLLAKKYNIPLYQPNKIGEIYQELSQIDFDVLLTCAFGQYIPSKVLKLAKKCAINIHGSLLPKYRGAAPIQYSLLNNDPITGISLIYMTDEMDAGDILETATLDIDARDTSDSLFVKMSNLAQKNIVNWLNNIQNNQINPIKQDASKVALSPKLKKEDALLTNDLTCDLAYNKIRAFSSNPGAYIIQNNKRIKIYYAAKEKLHPNALKLDFCDGCLYAIDYQFESKKRVVLE from the coding sequence ATGAAAATAATACTTGCTGGTACTCCTGAATTTTCAGTTCCGATTTTTGAAACTATTATTAACAATTTTGAAGTTGTAGCTATAGTTTCTCAACCAGATAAACAAGCTAATAGAGGTTATAAAGTTATTCCAACTCCTGTTAAATTATTAGCTAAAAAATACAACATTCCTTTATATCAACCTAACAAAATTGGTGAAATTTATCAAGAATTATCTCAAATTGATTTTGATGTACTACTAACTTGTGCTTTTGGTCAATATATTCCATCAAAAGTTTTAAAGTTAGCTAAAAAATGTGCAATAAACATTCATGGTTCATTGTTACCTAAATACCGTGGAGCTGCACCAATTCAATATTCGTTGTTAAATAATGATCCAATTACTGGTATTTCATTGATTTATATGACTGATGAAATGGATGCAGGAGATATTTTAGAAACTGCAACATTAGATATTGATGCTAGAGACACTAGTGATAGTTTATTTGTTAAAATGTCTAATCTAGCTCAAAAAAATATTGTTAATTGATTAAATAATATTCAAAACAATCAAATTAATCCAATTAAACAAGATGCATCTAAAGTAGCTTTAAGTCCCAAATTAAAAAAAGAAGATGCTTTATTAACTAATGATTTAACTTGTGATTTAGCTTATAACAAAATTAGAGCTTTTAGCTCTAATCCTGGAGCTTATATTATCCAAAATAATAAAAGAATTAAAATCTATTATGCAGCTAAAGAAAAATTACATCCAAACGCTTTAAAATTAGACTTTTGTGATGGATGTTTATATGCAATAGATTATCAATTTGAATCTAAAAAAAGAGTAGTTTTAGAATAA
- a CDS encoding chromate transporter, with translation MLQPIEKQKKKNIWEVILFVIKVTFIGFGGGNALMPVIKKEVVDNKKWMSIEEFDNVVIVTNMLPGPSVIQTISYVCIYLFGKLKGALITLFAILPHVLVAFGLLLLFDKVPKQYISILSVGVLVSIIAFLIQFGLRYLKQAKQSLAWPIWLTIFLFASCYSLFIPAPYNLPVVAIVSVIAIYSIIYLIKKYKLKHNKGDK, from the coding sequence ATGTTACAACCTATAGAAAAACAAAAAAAGAAAAATATTTGAGAAGTTATATTGTTTGTAATTAAAGTGACTTTTATAGGATTTGGTGGTGGAAATGCTTTAATGCCAGTTATTAAAAAAGAAGTTGTTGATAACAAAAAATGAATGAGCATTGAAGAATTTGACAATGTAGTAATTGTTACTAACATGCTTCCAGGACCTAGTGTTATTCAAACCATTTCTTATGTTTGTATTTATTTATTTGGTAAATTAAAAGGTGCATTAATCACCTTATTTGCTATTTTGCCTCATGTTTTAGTAGCTTTTGGATTACTTTTATTATTTGATAAAGTACCTAAGCAATATATTAGTATATTATCAGTAGGAGTTTTAGTTTCTATTATTGCTTTTTTAATTCAATTTGGTTTAAGATATTTAAAACAAGCTAAACAAAGTTTAGCTTGACCAATTTGATTAACTATTTTTTTATTTGCAAGTTGTTATAGTTTATTTATTCCGGCTCCTTATAATTTACCTGTAGTAGCAATTGTTAGTGTAATAGCAATTTATTCAATTATTTATTTAATTAAAAAATACAAACTTAAACATAACAAAGGAGATAAATAA
- the topA gene encoding type I DNA topoisomerase, whose amino-acid sequence MKNLVIVESPNKVSTIQKYLGNDYQVIASVGHILKLKTSGTFGLGIDMEKWEPEYQLDSSKRNIASEIKKALKKSDFVYIATDPDREGEAIGSHIVNYFKIKDNYARIKYNEITKDAILKSIEKATTLDEALIDAQKARRMLDRIIGFRLSYLMRGKLKNTPGTPSAGRVQSIALKLVVDKENEIRKFIPEKYFKLNAKLVNNEVLAYYFDENNSADRRNWILENQIEVLKSHFQTTKKELKVVDVEVKSRKVSAVSPFKQAVLYRRSSLNSQATQFAAQKLYEGYGDGGLISYPRTDSTRLSQTFIDSAHQYILNKWGQEYIADDIKGFSGDQDAHEAIRPTDVALTPELAKAQYPDMTNNEFKVYKLIYENTLQALIKQPIRQNTTYTYLSDQYKFKNNYSKIIFDGYYVITGKEEEVPDPNYQLNQIVDVESFNFEQHETKPPARYSDGALIEALDNIKVGRPSTFATTVKIIKERNYVQRQAGKLVPTEFGEIVIQNLIRAFPDIINEVYTAEVEKQLDDISESQINKNDVMSSFWTKFTEEFEHASEKIEPFTFALTQLPTPCPEDQGILVIRTNKKGQQFVACKNFPKCKFTRSIEASDNLEQNTDDQDEDQ is encoded by the coding sequence ATGAAAAACTTAGTAATAGTCGAGTCACCTAATAAGGTGTCTACAATACAAAAGTATTTAGGTAATGATTATCAAGTCATAGCTAGTGTTGGACATATTTTAAAATTAAAAACTTCTGGAACCTTTGGTTTAGGTATCGATATGGAAAAATGAGAACCTGAATATCAATTAGATTCATCAAAGCGTAATATTGCTTCAGAAATTAAAAAAGCACTTAAAAAATCTGATTTTGTATATATTGCAACTGACCCGGATCGTGAAGGTGAAGCAATTGGTAGCCACATTGTTAATTACTTTAAAATTAAAGATAATTATGCAAGAATTAAATATAACGAAATTACCAAAGATGCAATTTTAAAATCGATTGAAAAAGCTACAACTTTAGATGAAGCATTAATTGATGCTCAAAAAGCACGTAGAATGCTTGATCGTATCATTGGATTTAGATTAAGCTACTTAATGAGAGGTAAATTAAAAAATACACCAGGTACTCCAAGTGCTGGTAGAGTTCAATCAATAGCTTTAAAATTAGTAGTAGATAAAGAAAATGAAATTCGTAAGTTTATTCCTGAAAAATATTTCAAATTAAATGCTAAATTAGTTAATAATGAAGTTCTAGCTTATTATTTTGATGAAAACAATTCTGCAGATCGTAGAAACTGAATTCTTGAAAACCAAATTGAAGTATTAAAATCTCATTTCCAAACGACTAAAAAAGAACTTAAAGTAGTTGATGTTGAAGTTAAAAGTCGTAAAGTTTCAGCAGTTAGTCCTTTTAAACAAGCTGTTTTATACCGTAGAAGCTCATTAAACTCTCAAGCAACTCAATTTGCTGCTCAAAAGTTATATGAAGGTTATGGAGATGGTGGGTTAATTAGTTATCCAAGAACCGATTCTACTCGTTTAAGTCAAACCTTTATTGATTCTGCTCATCAATACATTTTAAATAAATGAGGACAAGAGTATATTGCTGATGATATTAAAGGATTTAGTGGAGATCAAGATGCCCATGAAGCTATTAGACCTACAGATGTTGCTTTAACACCTGAATTAGCTAAAGCACAATATCCAGATATGACCAATAATGAATTTAAAGTTTATAAATTAATTTACGAAAACACACTGCAAGCTTTAATTAAACAACCAATTAGACAAAATACAACTTATACTTATTTATCTGATCAATATAAATTCAAAAATAATTATTCAAAAATTATTTTTGATGGTTATTATGTAATTACAGGTAAAGAAGAAGAAGTTCCTGATCCAAATTACCAATTAAACCAAATAGTAGATGTTGAAAGTTTTAACTTTGAACAACATGAAACTAAACCACCAGCTAGATATAGTGATGGTGCATTAATTGAAGCATTAGATAATATTAAAGTTGGTAGACCAAGTACCTTTGCTACTACAGTTAAAATCATTAAAGAGCGTAATTATGTTCAAAGACAAGCAGGTAAATTAGTACCTACAGAATTTGGTGAAATAGTGATCCAAAACCTTATTAGAGCTTTTCCGGATATTATTAATGAAGTTTATACCGCTGAAGTTGAAAAACAATTAGATGATATTTCTGAGAGTCAAATTAATAAAAATGATGTTATGTCTAGTTTTTGAACTAAATTCACCGAAGAGTTTGAACATGCAAGTGAAAAAATTGAACCATTTACTTTTGCATTAACTCAATTACCAACTCCTTGTCCTGAAGACCAAGGTATTTTAGTAATTAGAACTAACAAAAAAGGTCAACAATTTGTCGCTTGCAAAAACTTCCCTAAATGTAAATTCACTCGAAGCATTGAAGCTAGTGATAATTTAGAGCAAAACACTGATGATCAAGATGAAGATCAATAA
- the rpsF gene encoding 30S ribosomal protein S6, producing MFKYEIMTIVDPKADVKVVENLLSEVFAEGVKKVEKLERNELAYEINKSKHAQYVLALVETEGENIAEFTRKANIIKEIWRNLVINLDTEKGLGAEPKKARRHKKASRDFSQNNDRPRKRVVKSRKPETSTKE from the coding sequence ATGTTTAAATACGAAATTATGACAATCGTAGATCCTAAAGCAGATGTTAAAGTAGTTGAAAACTTACTTAGCGAAGTATTTGCTGAAGGTGTTAAAAAAGTTGAAAAACTTGAAAGAAATGAATTAGCATACGAAATCAATAAATCAAAACACGCTCAATATGTTTTAGCATTAGTTGAAACTGAAGGTGAAAATATTGCTGAATTTACACGTAAAGCTAATATTATTAAAGAAATTTGAAGAAACTTAGTTATTAATTTAGATACAGAAAAAGGTTTAGGAGCAGAACCTAAAAAAGCAAGAAGACACAAAAAAGCTTCTAGAGATTTCTCACAAAACAATGATAGACCTAGAAAACGTGTAGTTAAAAGTAGAAAACCAGAAACTTCTACAAAAGAATAA
- the gap gene encoding type I glyceraldehyde-3-phosphate dehydrogenase, producing MKKVAINGFGRIGRLFFRRALETNAKLDVVAINDLTDPATLAHLLKFDTAFRELPYEVEVKGDAIVVNGKEIKVFAERDPENLPWGELDIDLVVESTGFFTKREGAEKHLKAGAKKVVISAPSDKDVKTIVYNVNHDILNSEDKLISAASCTTNCLAPVVKVLVDKFGIKNGYMTTVHAYTGDQKLQDAPHRDLRRARAAAQNMVPTSTGAAKAIGLVVPEAAGKLDGSAVRVPTITGSLVDLTVMLEKQPTVEELNAAIKEAASETMKYETAPIVSSDIINSHYGSIFDSLLTSVKESESGNLYKLFSWYDNEMSYVSQLVRTVEHFAYL from the coding sequence ATGAAAAAAGTTGCTATAAATGGTTTTGGAAGAATCGGTAGATTATTCTTCCGTAGAGCATTAGAAACAAATGCTAAATTAGATGTTGTAGCTATTAACGATTTAACAGATCCAGCTACATTAGCACATTTATTAAAATTCGATACAGCTTTCCGTGAATTACCTTATGAAGTTGAAGTTAAAGGTGATGCTATTGTTGTTAATGGAAAAGAAATTAAAGTTTTCGCTGAAAGAGATCCAGAAAACCTTCCATGAGGAGAATTAGACATTGATTTAGTTGTTGAATCAACAGGATTCTTCACAAAACGTGAAGGAGCAGAAAAACACTTAAAAGCAGGAGCTAAAAAAGTTGTTATTTCAGCACCATCAGATAAAGATGTTAAAACAATCGTTTACAACGTAAACCACGATATTTTAAACTCAGAAGACAAATTAATTTCAGCTGCTTCATGTACAACAAACTGTTTAGCACCAGTTGTTAAAGTTTTAGTTGACAAATTCGGAATTAAAAACGGATACATGACAACAGTTCACGCTTACACAGGAGACCAAAAATTACAAGATGCTCCTCACCGTGACTTACGTAGAGCTAGAGCAGCTGCTCAAAACATGGTTCCTACATCAACAGGTGCTGCTAAAGCTATTGGTTTAGTAGTTCCAGAAGCTGCAGGAAAATTAGATGGATCAGCAGTTCGTGTTCCTACAATTACAGGATCATTAGTTGATTTAACAGTTATGTTAGAAAAACAACCTACAGTTGAAGAATTAAATGCAGCTATTAAAGAAGCTGCAAGTGAAACAATGAAATATGAAACAGCTCCAATTGTTTCTTCAGACATCATTAACTCACACTATGGTTCAATTTTTGACTCATTATTAACATCAGTTAAAGAATCAGAATCAGGAAACTTATACAAATTATTCTCATGATATGACAATGAAATGTCATACGTTTCTCAATTAGTTAGAACTGTAGAACACTTTGCATACTTATAA
- a CDS encoding MYPU_1760 family metalloprotease, translated as MKTKSIFAILCILGTSSLIACHASNNQAITKPIKKVDDPLKNQQDPSKNKKNENNIDPNKDKKDKNSNDPNKKDENNVDPNKDKNANDPSKNKKDENNEGSNKKQDPLNNNENKNNEDENSQKPNTNNPTDKKPGDEPNNDNKSDLNNGENNNPLNKKDDNKKETDNLNNNEGNNNPSNDNKQNENKTDTNINKDKNNNNKTNIESPNTDLNSDKKDETDKTSSGLEKNSDNNLNNHNTDNTHSNNNTNETNKKQDETNKTDTNTEGKGDEKNNNVGNNESSNTDLNDKKDEPEKVDKTDTGTNDNTDSLSADKDNHPIEPENKPLEPSGSNEPNHPNESIDHKDENNEIDNKNDDSTNINNNALEVVINNPDHLQPKITYDNARNTEGLLVPDIIDRDQPENYRLQRYPISKEEMSLVSLDHNDELNFLNKFNNDNNDVVHKTNSYGQSYYEYQDPFTKIIFRDYAYGNGKYILGPDNIKLLAQEFKRKIPFGPEVYDLEAVNINDFKVIDSKASGLYFPTSKNIFINTQSVIGTDFKNYDVIATIMPTLFHEYIHHWAFSYAQIALPFVAITKNDLPAYFKDDILGSSEIIYKPNVVSGYDRQYWNKYFTDNLVHLLNFDFDKKAALSSAIFGIWPRLNNQEIWNRFLHNNLTPKQIWDLANHNKSIDTDYNTFFYEAGLTFNLPKKNIPYYYSLTELMPREYTKFAYESYYNINEKRTNKFIASNGFGYSTISWFGINKYNSNNIRQSIIPSSNSDDWSRTYLNTESSPYRQGNYIQNALTFPNTVFKIDDYKFFDENGAEQTLDESRSKNRSIEFYKLFLETMGYGKTISQVFYQNKWSFLYARNKEKKGAPVADGETANNVKLAGYLPNTKYTGFAFVKDGKIYNQTKFDYSPAFNFFGHYQFDQGARLLENNQLSNDRLNQIGNRLYPKNKYYTYITDTYIKIHDLTQVKMWIDKNHDGIAQEDELDNNYKFKLPEHRYVTTARSGNPMDSKFRPIVALKDKNNENGVVFETIVGPSNNN; from the coding sequence ATGAAAACAAAAAGTATATTCGCAATCTTATGCATCCTTGGTACATCAAGTTTAATAGCCTGTCATGCTTCTAATAATCAAGCTATAACAAAACCAATTAAAAAAGTTGATGATCCTTTAAAAAATCAACAAGATCCAAGTAAAAACAAGAAAAACGAAAACAATATAGATCCAAACAAAGATAAAAAAGATAAAAATTCTAATGACCCAAACAAAAAAGATGAAAATAATGTAGATCCAAATAAAGATAAAAATGCAAATGACCCAAGTAAAAATAAAAAAGATGAAAACAATGAAGGTTCAAACAAAAAACAAGATCCGCTAAATAACAATGAAAATAAAAACAATGAAGATGAAAACAGCCAAAAACCAAACACTAATAATCCAACTGATAAAAAACCAGGTGACGAACCAAATAATGACAATAAATCAGATTTAAACAATGGCGAAAATAATAATCCTTTGAATAAAAAAGATGATAATAAAAAAGAAACAGATAATTTAAATAATAATGAAGGAAATAATAACCCTTCAAACGACAACAAACAAAATGAAAACAAAACAGACACTAATATAAATAAAGATAAAAATAATAATAATAAAACAAATATCGAATCACCAAATACTGATTTAAATAGTGATAAAAAAGATGAAACGGATAAAACATCTTCTGGTTTAGAAAAAAACTCAGATAATAATTTAAATAATCATAATACTGACAATACACATTCAAACAACAACACAAATGAGACCAATAAAAAACAAGATGAAACAAATAAAACAGATACAAATACTGAAGGTAAAGGTGATGAAAAAAATAATAATGTAGGAAATAACGAATCATCAAATACTGATTTAAATGATAAAAAAGATGAACCTGAGAAAGTAGATAAAACAGATACTGGGACAAATGATAATACTGATTCTTTATCAGCAGATAAAGATAACCATCCAATTGAACCAGAAAACAAACCTTTAGAACCTTCTGGTTCAAATGAACCAAATCATCCTAATGAATCAATTGATCACAAAGATGAAAATAATGAAATTGATAATAAAAATGATGATTCAACTAACATTAATAACAATGCGTTAGAAGTGGTTATAAACAATCCTGATCATTTACAACCTAAGATTACTTATGATAATGCTAGAAATACTGAAGGTTTATTAGTTCCAGATATTATTGATCGTGATCAACCTGAAAATTATAGATTACAAAGATATCCAATAAGCAAAGAGGAAATGTCATTAGTATCATTAGATCATAATGATGAATTAAATTTCTTAAATAAATTTAATAATGATAATAATGATGTAGTGCATAAAACTAATAGTTATGGACAAAGTTATTATGAATATCAAGATCCTTTTACTAAAATTATTTTTAGAGATTATGCATATGGAAATGGTAAGTATATTTTAGGACCAGATAATATAAAATTATTAGCTCAAGAATTTAAACGTAAAATACCATTTGGGCCTGAAGTTTATGATCTTGAAGCGGTTAATATTAATGATTTTAAAGTTATTGATTCTAAAGCATCAGGTTTATATTTCCCTACATCAAAAAATATTTTTATCAACACTCAATCAGTTATAGGAACAGATTTTAAAAATTATGACGTTATAGCTACTATAATGCCTACTTTATTCCATGAGTATATCCATCATTGAGCATTTAGTTATGCACAAATTGCTTTACCATTTGTAGCTATTACCAAAAATGATTTACCAGCATATTTTAAGGATGATATTTTAGGTTCTAGTGAAATTATTTATAAACCAAATGTAGTATCAGGTTATGATAGACAATATTGAAATAAATATTTCACAGATAATTTAGTGCATTTATTAAACTTTGATTTTGATAAAAAAGCTGCTTTAAGTTCTGCTATTTTTGGAATATGACCAAGATTAAATAATCAAGAAATTTGAAATAGATTCTTGCACAACAATTTAACTCCAAAACAAATATGAGATTTAGCTAACCATAATAAAAGTATTGACACTGATTACAATACATTCTTCTATGAAGCGGGATTAACTTTTAATCTTCCTAAAAAGAATATCCCTTATTACTATTCATTAACTGAGTTAATGCCTAGAGAATACACTAAATTTGCTTATGAGTCATATTACAACATTAATGAAAAAAGAACTAATAAATTTATAGCAAGTAATGGTTTTGGATATTCTACTATTAGTTGATTTGGGATTAATAAATATAATTCTAATAACATAAGACAATCAATCATACCTTCATCTAACTCTGATGATTGATCTAGAACATATTTAAACACTGAAAGCTCACCTTATCGTCAAGGAAATTACATTCAAAATGCTTTAACTTTCCCAAATACTGTATTTAAAATTGATGATTATAAGTTCTTTGATGAAAATGGAGCAGAACAGACATTAGATGAATCAAGAAGTAAAAATCGTTCAATTGAGTTTTATAAACTATTTCTTGAAACTATGGGATATGGTAAAACTATTTCACAAGTCTTTTATCAAAATAAATGATCATTCCTTTATGCAAGAAACAAAGAGAAAAAAGGTGCTCCAGTAGCTGATGGAGAAACAGCAAATAATGTAAAACTTGCAGGTTATTTACCTAATACCAAATACACTGGATTTGCTTTTGTCAAAGATGGTAAAATTTACAATCAAACAAAATTTGATTATTCTCCAGCATTTAACTTCTTTGGTCATTATCAATTTGATCAAGGGGCTAGATTATTAGAAAATAATCAGCTTTCAAATGATAGATTAAATCAAATTGGAAATAGATTGTATCCAAAAAATAAATATTACACTTATATAACTGATACATATATTAAGATCCATGATTTAACTCAAGTAAAAATGTGAATTGATAAAAATCATGATGGTATTGCTCAAGAAGATGAATTGGATAATAATTATAAATTTAAATTACCAGAACATCGTTATGTAACTACTGCACGTAGTGGTAATCCAATGGATTCAAAATTTAGACCAATAGTAGCTTTAAAAGATAAAAATAATGAAAATGGAGTAGTGTTTGAAACAATTGTAGGACCTTCAAACAATAATTAG
- a CDS encoding chromate transporter: MPIVGLIVAIPLIIIISLSVFGGGQVFMPIFSWLWNLFANNFGVSMINEDTINKIFTISNTTPGVVSTKFAFFTGYIVANGAWWGYLAMFLTYLLFCLPAIIVMVIAMKYINKFKHNTYVANMLIIMKPIVAGIMASLALQLLISVLFPEIYFNKSVEQYFGKTVINQHSSATALFFASNTPYSKLCNILLKIYVPLGIIGSYIVAKKGYSLFVIIIINIIISFILFLLIPYLAGYPIPTA; this comes from the coding sequence ATGCCAATAGTAGGTTTAATTGTAGCTATTCCATTAATCATCATTATCTCTTTATCAGTCTTTGGTGGTGGTCAAGTATTTATGCCAATCTTTAGTTGATTATGAAACTTATTTGCTAATAATTTTGGTGTTTCAATGATCAATGAAGATACTATTAATAAAATATTTACTATTTCAAATACAACTCCAGGAGTTGTATCAACTAAGTTTGCTTTTTTTACAGGTTATATAGTAGCTAATGGTGCTTGATGAGGTTATTTAGCAATGTTTTTAACTTATTTATTATTTTGCTTACCCGCAATTATAGTAATGGTCATTGCAATGAAGTACATTAATAAATTCAAGCACAATACTTATGTAGCAAATATGTTAATTATAATGAAACCTATAGTAGCTGGAATTATGGCTTCTTTAGCTTTACAATTATTAATTTCAGTTTTATTTCCTGAAATTTATTTTAATAAAAGTGTTGAGCAGTATTTTGGCAAAACTGTTATTAATCAACACTCATCAGCTACAGCATTATTTTTTGCTTCAAATACCCCTTATAGTAAATTATGTAATATTTTACTAAAAATTTATGTACCTTTAGGAATTATAGGGTCATATATAGTTGCTAAAAAAGGTTATTCATTATTTGTTATCATAATCATTAATATAATTATTTCATTTATTTTATTTTTATTAATACCATATCTTGCAGGTTATCCAATACCTACAGCATAA